One window of Medicago truncatula cultivar Jemalong A17 chromosome 2, MtrunA17r5.0-ANR, whole genome shotgun sequence genomic DNA carries:
- the LOC11446077 gene encoding acyl-CoA--sterol O-acyltransferase 1 — MIEEINNFIMVWTVATTLFWYSYRIGKVIPKGRKRLVSLFPPILILLLLPVRLTSVHLGSISSFFLAWLSAFKLLLFAFAKGPLASNPPLSLPHFVLLASLPIKFQHNNHTNKNQIKVAPLNWRELVVMSILLYFFIPSYEKRESFHPLILMSLYGLHLYTGLEIFLTVITKIARKVVQVELEQPFNKPYLSTSVQDFWGRRWNIMVTRILHPSIYEPVMKAASHVIGRKWAPIPAVMVTFTVSGLMHDLIFYHMKREKATWEAWEPCWDSMCFFFIHGVCVALEIAYKKIFKPKHQLLPRVVSCTLTMAFVVSTALYFFVPALVRSGVTFKQNI; from the coding sequence ATGATAGAAGAAATCAACAACTTCATCATGGTTTGGACCGTAGCCACAACATTGTTTTGGTATAGCTACAGAATTGGGAAGGTAATTCCCAAAGGCAGAAAACGACTTGTATCCCTTTTTCCACCCATACTCATCCTTCTCCTTCTCcctgtaaggctcacctctgtcCATCTTGGAAGCATTTCTTCATTCTTCCTTGCTTGGCTTTCCGCTTTCAAACTCCTTCTCTTCGCTTTTGCCAAAGGTCCCCTCGCATCAAATCCTCCTCTTTCTCTCCCTCACTTTGTACTCCTAGCCTCCCTTCCTATCAAATTCCAACACAACaaccatacaaataaaaatcaaattaaagttGCGCCTCTAAATTGGCGCGAGTTAGTAGTCATGTCCATtctcttgtatttttttattcctagctatgagaagagagaaagtttTCATCCATTAATTTTGATGTCCTTATACGGTCTTCATTTGTACACTGGATTGGAAATATTTCTTACCGTTATTACTAAAATCGCTCGTAAAGTTGTACAAGTAGAGTTGGAGCAACCTTTCAACAAACCCTATCTAAGCACATCTGTGCAAGACTTCTGGGGAAGAAGGTGGAACATTATGGTCACACGTATCCTACACCCTTCCATATACGAACCAGTGATGAAGGCAGCTAGCCATGTCATAGGAAGAAAATGGGCCCCAATCCCTGCTGTAATGGTGACATTTACTGTGTCAGGGTTGATGCATGATTTGATCTTCTATCACATGAAGAGGGAGAAGGCCACATGGGAAGCTTGGGAACCATGTTGGGATTCAATGTGTTTCTTTTTCATCCATGGGGTGTGTGTGGCTCTTGAAATTGCATACAAGAAGATCTTCAAACCAAAACACCAGTTATTACCAAGGGTTGTGTCTTGTACCCTCACAATGGCCTTCGTTGTGTCTACTGCGTTATACTTCTTTGTTCCAGCTCTTGTTAGGTCTGGTgtaacattcaaacaaaatatcTAG
- the LOC112419255 gene encoding glutamate receptor 2.1, translating into MSPCIAAEEMINVQKVQVIIGMHTWPEAAIMEDIGSKAQVPIISFAAPTITPPLMNNRWPFLTGIHNIIYKDDGYGGDYGMLTLLGEALQDVDSMIEHCLILPLISSLHDPGELISKEMIKLTQTQSRVFIVLQSSLEMEIHVFKEASKVGLVDKESVWMIPESIANLLDSVNKSAISYMEGALGIKTYYSERSREYKEFKAQFQRTFWSKNPEEDNRYPGFYALQAYDSINIVTQAFNRMTSRNNSSPKFLLSEIQSSNFIGLSGHIQLEAGQVMQKNLVLRIVNVAGKSYKELCFWTEQHGFTTINHAGQGGNKVTGKTECFRGVHWPGNLDRGPKG; encoded by the exons ATGAGCCCGTGTATTGCAGCCGAAGAGATGATTAATGTGCAAAAGGTGCAAGTGATTATAGGGATGCACACATGGCCAGAAGCAGCTATAATGGAAGATATAGGAAGCAAAGCTCAAGTTCCTATCATATCCTTTGCAGCACCTACCATTACCCCACCTTTGATGAATAATCGATGGCCTTTTCTA ACCGGAATTCACAACATAATCTACAAAGATGATGGGTATGGTGGAGATTATGGGATGCTAACCCTGTTAGGTGAAGCCCTTCAAGATGTGGATTCAATGATTGAGCACTGCTTAATCCTTCCCTTGATTTCTTCTCTACATGATCCAGGAGAGCTAATTAGTAAAGAGATGATTAAGTTAACCCAAACACAGTCTCGTGTGTTCATAGTGCTGCAATCATCATTAGAAATGGAAATTCATGTGTTCAAAGAAGCTTCAAAAGTTGGACTAGTGGATAAAGAATCGGTTTGGATGATCCCGGAGAGCATAGCTAATTTGCTGGACTCTGTCAATAAGTCTGCTATATCTTATATGGAAGGTGCTTTAGGAATTAAGACCTACTACTCGGAAAGAAGCAGGGAGTATAAAGAATTTAAGGCTCAATTCCAGAGAACGTTTTGGTCAAAGAATCCAGAGGAAGATAACCGATACCCAGGATTTTATGCTCTACAAGCATATGATAGCATTAACATTGTAACTCAAGCTTTCAACAGAATGACCAGTAGGAACAATAGCAGCCCAAAATTTTTACTAAGCGAAATACAGTCTAGCAATTTCATTGGTTTAAGTGGCCATATTCAACTTGAAGCTGGACAAGTCATGCAGAAGAATCTTGTCCTAAGGATAGTTAATGTGGCTGGGAAAAGTTACAAGGAATTATGTTTTTGGACCGAACAGCATGGCTTCACTACAATCAACCATGCAGGACAAGGTGGAAATAAGGTTACTGGAAAAACAGAATGTTTCAGGGGTGTCCACTGGCCTGGGAATTTAGACCGTGGTCCAAAGGGCTGA